TTCGACTTTACTATTGTATTCTTCGTTGGCAGTATTGAGTGCCGAATAGAATTGGTCAGAAATATTCAGATAATTCAGAAGATTTGTGTCATTTTGATTGCTTCTATACAATTTGTAGGCTTTGAATATTggcttctgaatttttgaaattatccaaATGAGCAATTATTCTCTGTTAATTTTCAAGTTTGATAACACCTTCTGTTCGGAAAAAATCCCCCTTTCGCCTTGCCACACTCTGACCACTGTGACTACACTGCGTGCACAACTGAAAATTGCCTGTCGTAAAACACTTTATTACTGAAATTTGCCTAATCAAATCAAACATCCTCTCACGTTCCCGGAGCAGCTTTCCATATACGTATACGATTCTcccattgaagaaaaaaaaacacacaaaacagtTTGCAAACTTGCAACGACAACTTTATTTAGTAGCTGAGTCAGACTGACTGTTGCATTTTGATGCATGGCACATTGGCACACGTTCGTCATGCTTCTGTGGAAACTGCCTCTCGACTTTTCCATTTTCAAGACGCACGCGACGACGCAGCCGACAGTATCCCACGGGAACCGTCACCCACTGGACGTTTTCACGACATCAATTAGTTTGAAGTGAAGCATGGAAGAAAATGGAAAATCGCCGGAAGTTTTTCGTTAGCGGGAATCAAACTGAATATCGTTAGCCATTCGTTTAATTTTGAGTGGACGCTAGATAGTACATAAGTTTTaatcttatatattttttatattttttccttttCACAGTTCCGATGGTTTCGATGGACGGTGAATCCCATCCGGAGATTACCCTGGCAGCGGTCGGACTTGGCGTGCTGGTGGCCTGCATCATCCTCATCACCTTGATCGCGTTTATTACGCGCCGAAAGAGGTAAGTCGATGTTCTGcttttttacagattttcattttttagttttatttagcttttcttttttccaaaatactgaAGACTTTTTATCAACTCGTCGCACGTCGATATCAAGTCAAAAGGAGTTAATGACacaattttgtgcagctttcaaTGCCCTAcatatccccaaaattcgatttcaatcgtgagatttttaaaaaaattgaacaaaaaccgGAAGgcctccgtgcattgttgtcacttctCATATGAATGAAGTTTCgatctgatcgtgctatcttgacatacCCTGAAAATgtctgtaagtgcgacaactagcCAAAGGGAGTTTAGTCAGagcgcgtttgacacaagtacatgactgactactgtaaacatttttaatcataactgacttcgtttttattttctatacttttttatttgactcaaactttgtgggggccttccctggagacaagtctccatacaattttggcagctgtccatacagaaATGGTgccttaatatttgaaaatctatattttttaagtgattttttgattaatttgatacctttggcaaagttgtaggtatgatgaggactgttcagaaaaaataggttcacGGAAAAACAATCTGGtcgatttttaataattttttttttcacataaactcaatttcccaaaatcggtatttattttattttcgggagtttttgatatgtttaggagaccaaaacccgcaacttttgaacttttttagagaattatgataaaaaatgttgCCGCGATTTTgcgatcgaaaagtactttaaatatgttttgataAAGTTCCTCGTCTTcaagaaagtttgatttcagtgaaatatttgatttacaaaaaatggtgacCATTTGCTATTTtggtcttctaaaacatatcaaaaaatcttgaaaataaaaaaatacacattttgggaaattgagttttttgaaaaaaaaaagttaattaataaATGTGCAGAAGTTTTTACCCTGtacctatattttttttctgaacagtcctcaacaatacctacaattttggcgAAGaccagaaaatttcttcaaaagttacagattttcaaatatttacgtaccatttttgcatggaaaaataaaaaaaaataaaaaaatgggcatagggaaggaccccagaaagtcaaataaaaaaatataaataacattAATTTCCGGATTTCGTAGAGATTGctcaataaaatttgttttttttttattacaaaaactcgattcaaaattgaatataatgcaaaactttttaagtgaaATAATGATTGAGTACatcctgggtgctgaaaagacagaatgcataacgtgattttcgaatgctcccaaCTGCTCACTACTACAAGTGCTCTacctgtaaacataaacaaagtagaaggctttgttcaagctcaagcgtgacatattttttgctgctgaagtgacttgttACATTTTGAATCTGTTGATGTTTatgttttcgctgaaaaattaaatGCTTCGCTCATTTTTTGTTGgaagactaaacgatgggcggccaaaaaaTGCTCTTTGTTCATTTTCAACGTGACGATAACTTGCAACAGaattaggggaaatctaccctttccaatcaaacacctatcttcgtcatatggagagtttgatgctcgattaaagctccaaaaatactatttgggctataaacttaccagcaacagcaccgcctcgagtaagcacgcaaatgtatgccacttactggccaaaaagatcacatttaatgcacttttgatcataatttgtattttgcgagaccacttctcatcattttgttggcacacacagtgacacacacgagaatccctcaaacgcttaatgaatatcgccaaaattaacttttcactttcgcttactttttcacggcgcttaagatatgaaattgcttccaactaccggcaacatgttcttttgatcattagtaaggcactcacttgaagaataatcccgaaaaatgtaataaattagcaagcgccatcaaaaaaacaaacgcgtcaagtcgtttgacgtttcaattttcactttgcattccaaacgaaggctgaagaaaaccgagcgagagacgaaggcaaaaaagaacaaaggctggccgtcaacaccaccagcagcacagccagcgatgccaggaaactttccctataaatgccacttttcgtgagtgttcgtttgaactgtcagcgcaaatggcaacactcgacagagtgttggaagaaaaaagaactaagccgatattagaaaaatgggcgtggcccaatgcattcgcctcgattagaatacccttgggatttttttttgttaaatgcttggtaaagaaatagaatagcttttagtgaaagtgaaaataaacagaaatgttcacaaaaacttgctctactcgttggtgtacttggttttagaaaaattcaagggagactctagattatccagcatcattcaaacacgaccgcttattaggattaaaatgggtagatttcccctaggtGGAATTTTGTGACCAGAAGaacaaccgaatggaagttcaGAAATTATGTATCATTGTATCTTAAGAtttgttgacttcgaatacctcaaaagcTGGAGTCATATTTTTAATGCTGACATAATAAATTATCAGAGTCAGTTTGACAGCTTGCTCAGAGCAGACGTGTTTCCTTtgagcgcgtttttgacggtgtttttttttaactttcgccgacggccatggcggcggccgcgacggcggagagtgagtggacggagcatagggctgaggatggaaggccgttctactggaacgcggccatgaagaaaagtgtgtgggagaaaccggacgggttccaacccaaaacgcaggcggcgacgggcatggaagtggaagactccgaaggaggaggagaggacgggggcgaatttcgtcccgtgatcaaggttcggcgcaggaaggctaaggaggagatcaacgaCGGCAAAGGCCAGGaagtggagaaactgctcagcaacaacaagttcagcccgctagcggagaagagcaacaacaacaacaatgcgaacccagcagcagaaaaaaccaccCCCGTGGTACCAGCATCCGGCAAGTCGGCaggggagaagaagcagccgccgctggtggtgaaagaaacgagtttcgcccgccttgcgaaggtgatgtcgacatgtgatgtccagccggaacacaaactgacgcggtacggcaccaaaattacgtgcttcttgagcgacgacttcgacacggtgcaagctcacctgaagaagaacaaggtgcagttctatacgcacggaaagcgcagtgcgagaccgcaccgggtagtaatgcgaggtctcccgaacgcggaaccggattacgtcaaggagctgctcaagacggaacatcagctggacgtcttggcagtacacgccatcaggcggaagcagcagcttcccgccatcgatgagacgcctttcatcgtgctcttccccaaggggcacaccagtttgaaggagttgagtagcaaggtaaagaaagtgggatcagtcgtcgtccggtgggtggcctaccggaacaaagaaccgcacgtgacccagtgcaagaactgcttgcagttcggtcacggaaccagtaactgccatctcaagccaaggtgcagcagctgtgggggtgcccacagcacggaaaagtgcaaagcagaagaaacgcaagccaagaagtgtgtcaactgctctggatcccacgagggtctggaccgcagctgtcccaaacgtgcgcagttcatccagtcgaggcagcaggcgtccaagccgaagccgccagcatggaagaaggacaagCAGACTCCGGCTGTAGCCGCATTCAACGCGgtggattttcctccgctacctggagcggtgccgtccgtcgggacggaagaaaaacatcctcgtcccgcaggaagaagtccagataatactggcgccggcgccggtgcaaccccgaaggcgGATCAAGGCGAACcgaagctgtacagcgagtcggagctgtggtcCATTTATAGAGAATACAGAGgtcgcttgaggcagtgcaagacacccgaggaacagattgacgtgatcgcacacttgctgacacatggcacgagaaaatgatAATCTAGATtagttccgtttttttttttattttccttttattattttttgtacttttgatcctcggtcctaacctggtcacagcacctaaaaggacctaataaaaataagttatgaacaaaaaaaaaaataataaattatagatcgattacaatacttgccacttcttggtggcaatttgcaaacagtaaattggttccgctttgacagttctaaattgaggtcgctttgcgaaccactatagagctttatgacgtttcgcgtacgcacactagcacaccatctgattttgctggctggacaaaatttaacctcaatctttttcgtgcacgtacacgcaatacatgcgcacgtagaaaccactattctgcacccagagtACAACATTTCCGAGTTATaacaattttgaagaataattttcaaaaaaatgtagttttcagaaatttttaaaaaatgatgtcCAACCGTgtctatttctgaaaaaagtattttcaaacaataacAGAGggttgttcagaaaaaaaatcatgaatatacAGTAGGGTAACAGTAAAAAATTGACCTCAGGGATACCCCCAGATTCGATTCctcatgcaaaaataaattactGTTTTAATTTTGATCGAAATCTGTTAAGGTTCAAGGGTCACTTTTTATCGTCTAAGTTGgtgtaaaaaatcttttcatacaaaaacgtcttcttcaAATCGCTAATAATTCGTCAGGGTTTATTCAGATCGTTTTGCCATCTTCGTTGTTTGTCAAGAAATTTTACACCAT
This is a stretch of genomic DNA from Culex pipiens pallens isolate TS chromosome 1, TS_CPP_V2, whole genome shotgun sequence. It encodes these proteins:
- the LOC120432296 gene encoding uncharacterized protein LOC120432296; protein product: MENRRKFFVSGNQTEYLPMVSMDGESHPEITLAAVGLGVLVACIILITLIAFITRRKRQLFTNMESGAREMNTSSKLDSPAILTISQRIDTTTPSSYRRSSSTLTMCSDVVTQI